A genomic window from Eleginops maclovinus isolate JMC-PN-2008 ecotype Puerto Natales chromosome 9, JC_Emac_rtc_rv5, whole genome shotgun sequence includes:
- the ano8b gene encoding anoctamin-8 isoform X1 → MPDTGTAAAAAAASGAAASGEGSESSRHRHRAQQGEAERPEPGAASSQSTSGVLDKLFGKRLLHAGRHIMSHKSWMKTVPTENCDVLMTFADTIDDHTLLWLLNHIRLGIPELIIQIRHHKHTQVYAFFVTATYENLSLLSCSLLRGAEEMGLRKAVKPEFGGGSRNFSCEEDYIYENIETELCFFTSQERQSIIKYWLDNLRAKHGEVLHNINFLEGQPIIPELSARGVIQQVFPLHEQRILSQLMKSWVQAVCEKQPLDDICDYFGVKIAMYFAWLGFYTTSMLYPAVIGFVLWMLTESDQTSRDICCVVFALFNVVWATLFLERWKRRGAELAFKWGTLDTPSESLEEPRPQFRGVKRCSPVTGCEEFYYPPWRRRVFRWLVSLPICILCLCFVFLVMLICFELQEFVMGIKEMPRLARFIPKIMLAITVTACDEVYRKIACWLNDMENYRLQSAYEKNLIIKMVLFQFINSYLSLFYIGFYLKDMERLKEMLATLLIIRQFLQNVKEVLQPYLYERHKLGELTLRALWDLLISVLLKYARLAAGKAQASPSDHAMPGPGLRGTRPGFGQLDRREKKCLNGGCGVPDEEERGEKDEADSGRFSEGETEEESLIDCGLKLRKVSFIEKVDRRPVCSGPPMDNSFMDEGSPTMVEKGMDPSSVFEMCDDDDDNGIHDVKESGGGATGVAERNNAAAAASAAPLPSGSESSTSVRHRRRGRSTERLEPKTKRESWIDPPENRESNTLTQAEMESCMQTYADTFQDYQEMFVQFGYVVLFSSAFPLAAMCALINNIIEIRSDAFKLCTGLQRPFGLRVESIGQWQTVMEAMGLIAIIVNCYLIGQCGQLQRLFPWLSPEMAIISIVILEHFAILLKYVIHVAIPDIPTWVREEMAKLDYQRREAFKKHERQAQQHYQQLQRRKREEEERQRQAEHMARRERERDESKGDSSGDHHHDKSHSSKSRTGGGAGSGSDKPKRPSSLLANNNVMKLKQIIPLQSKFSSSGARSPQSPTGTEPKLPGFLSFKFLKSPESKKEVAAASAAATTAANATATASSSSSSSGSSSQERSQSPSKAFNPGKLFNFGKSEGGTCVNGAVLPRPGEGSSSQTSDRQASRSDLNGVPDEIPSPRGEGSENGHATDLDPTSSKV, encoded by the exons ATAAGTTGTTTGGAAAGCGGctgttgcatgctgggagacACATCATGTCTCATAAGTCTTGGATGAAAACTGTGCCCACGGAGAATTGTGATGTCCTCATGACATTTGCAG ACACTATAGATGACCACACGTTGCTATGGCTACTGAACCACATCCGGCTGGGAATCCCAGAGCTCATCATCCAAATCCGAcatcacaagcacacacaagtCTACGCGTTCTTCGTCACCGCTACGTATGAAAA TCTCTCCTTGTTGTCCTGCAGTTTGTTACGAGGTGCTGAGGAGATGGGACTGAGGAAAGCTGTGAAGCCCGAGTTTGGAGGAGGAAGCCGAAACTTTTCCTGTGAGGAGGACTACATCTACGAGAACATCGAGACTGAGCTGTGTTTCTTTACCTCACAA GAGAGGCAGAGCATCATCAAATACTGGTTGGACAATTTACGTGCCAAACATGGGGAAGTGCTTCATAATATCAACTTCCTGGAGGGTCAGCCAATCA TCCCGGAGCTGAGTGCGCGAGGTGTGATCCAGCAGGTATTTCCTCTTCATGAGCAGAGGATCCTCAGTCAGCTGATGAAGTCCTGGGTCCAGGCTGTTTGTGAGAAACAGCCTTTAG aTGATATCTGTGACTACTTTGGGGTGAAGATTGCCATGTATTTTGCCTGGCTGGGATTTTACACCACTTCCATGTTGTATCCAGCTGTgattggatttgtgttgtggaTGCTCACTGAGTCTGATCAG ACGAGCCGTGACATCTGCTGCGTGGTGTTTGCACTGTTCAACGTGGTGTGGGCCACTCTGTTTCTGGAGCggtggaagaggaggggggCTGAGCTGGCATTCAAGTGGGGAACACTGGATACGCCGTCCGAATCCCTGGAGGAACCACGGCCTCAGTTCCGG ggAGTCAAGCGCTGCAGTCCCGTAACAGGATGTGAGGAGTTCTACTATCCTCCATGGCGGAGGCGTGTATTCAGGTGGCTGGTCAGCCTGCCCATCTGtatcctctgtctctgctttgtcTTCCTGGTCATGCTCATCTGCTTTGAGCTGCAG gagtTTGTGATGGGGATCAAGGAAATGCCCCGGCTAGCTCGCTTTATCCCAAAAATCATGCTAGCTATCACTGTGACTGCATGTGATGAGGTGTACAGGAAAATCGCCTGCTGGCTCAATGACATGG aaaacTATAGACTCCAGAGTGCCTATGAGAAAAATCTCATCATCAAAATGGTTCTT TTTCAGTTTATAAATTCTTATCTCAGCCTTTTTTACATTGGATTCTACCTCAAAGACATGGAGCGCCTGAAAGAG ATGCTGGCCACTCTGCTCATAATACGGCAGTTTCTCCAAAATGtgaaggaggtgctgcagcctTACCTGTATGAACGCCACAAGCTGGGCGAGCTCACACTGCGAGCTCTGTGGGACCTGCTGATCTCAGTGCTGCTGAAATACGCCCGGCTCGCAGCTGGAAAAGCCCAGGCCTCTCCCAGCGATCACGCCATGCCAGGACCTGGACTGAGGGGCACCAGGCCTGGGTTTGGGCAGCTAGATAGAAG GGAAAAGAAGTGTTTAAATGGAGGATGCGGGGTGCCtgatgaggaagagagaggtGAGAAAGACGAGGCCGACAGCGGGAGGTTCAGTGAGGGAGAGACGGAAGAAGAAAGTCTGATCGACTGCGGTTTGAAGCTGAGGAAAGTCAGCTTCATAGAGAAG GTGGACAGAAGGCCAGTCTGCAGTGGGCCCCCCATGGACAACAGTTTCATGGACGAGGGGAGCCCCACTATGGTGGAGAAAGGAATGGACCCTTCCTCTGTATTTGAGATGTGTGACGACGACGATGATAATGGCATCCATGATGTGAAGGAGTCCGGTGGCGGAGCTACAGGTGTGGCTGAGAGAaataatgctgctgctgcagccagCGCCGCCCCGCTGCCTTCTGGGTCTGAGAGCAGCACATCAGTGCGACATAGAAGAAGAGGCAGGAGCACTGAGAGACTTGAGCCTAAGACAAAAAGGGAATCATGGATAGACCCCcctgaaaacagagagagcaACACGCTTACTCAGGCTGAGATGGAGAGCTGCATGCAGACCTATGCT GACACCTTTCAGGACTACCAAGAGATGTTTGTCCAGTTTGGCTATGTGGTGCTCTTCTCCTCAGCCTTCCCCCTGGCTGCCATGTGCGCTCTTATCAACAACATCATTGAAATCCGCAGTGATGCCTTTAAGCTCTGCACGGGTCTGCAGCGGCCCTTTGGACTCAGAGTGGAAAGCATTGGCCAGTGGCAG ACTGTGATGGAAGCCATGGGCTTGATTGCCATCATAGTAAACTGTTACTTGATTGGTCAATGTGGTCAGCTACAGCGTCTATTTCCGTGGCTCAGCCCCGAGATGGCCATAATCTCCATCGTCATCCTCGAG CACTTTGCCATCCTCCTGAAGTATGTCATCCATGTGGCTATCCCTGACATTCCTACATGGGTCCGAGAAGAGATGGCTAAACTGGATTATCAGCGCAGGGAGGCCTTTAAG AAGCATGAGCGACAGGCGCAGCAGCATTaccagcagctgcagaggaggaagagggaggaggaggagaggcaaaGGCAGGCGGAACATATGGCCCGcagggaaagggagagggaCGAGAGCAAGGGCGACTCCTCTGGGGATCACCACCACGATAAAAGCCACAGCAGTAAATCACGCACTGGAGGAGGGGCGGGCAGCGGCTCGGACAAACCCAAGAGGCCCAGCTCTCTGTTGGCCAACAATAACGTGATGAAGCTGAAACAGATCATCCCGCTGCAGAGTAAGTTCTCCTCGAGTGGCGCCCGCTCACCTCAGTCACCCACTGGAACTGAGCCGAAGCTGCCCGGGTTCCTGAGTTTCAAATTCCTCAAATCACCTGAGAGTAAAAAGGAagttgctgctgcttctgctgctgcaacCACAGCGGCAAATGCCACAGCTACCgcatcatcttcatcttcatcatcaggTAGCAGCTCTCAGGAGCGTTCTCAGTCACCCAGCAAAGCCTTCAACCCTGGGAAACTGTTTAACTTTGGGAAATCTGAGGGGGGGACATGTGTAAACGGAGCTGTGCTGCCCAGACCCGGGGAAGGATCATCCTCACAGACGTCAGACAGACAAGCATCCAGGTCTGACTTGAACGGTGTTCCGGACGAGATCCCCTCGCCTAGAGGCGAAGGGTCAGAGAACGGGCATGCAACAGACTTGGACCCAACCAGCTCTAAAGTCTAG
- the ano8b gene encoding anoctamin-8 isoform X2, with translation MPDTGTAAAAAAASGAAASGEGSESSRHRHRAQQGEAERPEPGAASSQSTSGVLDKLFGKRLLHAGRHIMSHKSWMKTVPTENCDVLMTFADTIDDHTLLWLLNHIRLGIPELIIQIRHHKHTQVYAFFVTATYENLLRGAEEMGLRKAVKPEFGGGSRNFSCEEDYIYENIETELCFFTSQERQSIIKYWLDNLRAKHGEVLHNINFLEGQPIIPELSARGVIQQVFPLHEQRILSQLMKSWVQAVCEKQPLDDICDYFGVKIAMYFAWLGFYTTSMLYPAVIGFVLWMLTESDQTSRDICCVVFALFNVVWATLFLERWKRRGAELAFKWGTLDTPSESLEEPRPQFRGVKRCSPVTGCEEFYYPPWRRRVFRWLVSLPICILCLCFVFLVMLICFELQEFVMGIKEMPRLARFIPKIMLAITVTACDEVYRKIACWLNDMENYRLQSAYEKNLIIKMVLFQFINSYLSLFYIGFYLKDMERLKEMLATLLIIRQFLQNVKEVLQPYLYERHKLGELTLRALWDLLISVLLKYARLAAGKAQASPSDHAMPGPGLRGTRPGFGQLDRREKKCLNGGCGVPDEEERGEKDEADSGRFSEGETEEESLIDCGLKLRKVSFIEKVDRRPVCSGPPMDNSFMDEGSPTMVEKGMDPSSVFEMCDDDDDNGIHDVKESGGGATGVAERNNAAAAASAAPLPSGSESSTSVRHRRRGRSTERLEPKTKRESWIDPPENRESNTLTQAEMESCMQTYADTFQDYQEMFVQFGYVVLFSSAFPLAAMCALINNIIEIRSDAFKLCTGLQRPFGLRVESIGQWQTVMEAMGLIAIIVNCYLIGQCGQLQRLFPWLSPEMAIISIVILEHFAILLKYVIHVAIPDIPTWVREEMAKLDYQRREAFKKHERQAQQHYQQLQRRKREEEERQRQAEHMARRERERDESKGDSSGDHHHDKSHSSKSRTGGGAGSGSDKPKRPSSLLANNNVMKLKQIIPLQSKFSSSGARSPQSPTGTEPKLPGFLSFKFLKSPESKKEVAAASAAATTAANATATASSSSSSSGSSSQERSQSPSKAFNPGKLFNFGKSEGGTCVNGAVLPRPGEGSSSQTSDRQASRSDLNGVPDEIPSPRGEGSENGHATDLDPTSSKV, from the exons ATAAGTTGTTTGGAAAGCGGctgttgcatgctgggagacACATCATGTCTCATAAGTCTTGGATGAAAACTGTGCCCACGGAGAATTGTGATGTCCTCATGACATTTGCAG ACACTATAGATGACCACACGTTGCTATGGCTACTGAACCACATCCGGCTGGGAATCCCAGAGCTCATCATCCAAATCCGAcatcacaagcacacacaagtCTACGCGTTCTTCGTCACCGCTACGTATGAAAA TTTGTTACGAGGTGCTGAGGAGATGGGACTGAGGAAAGCTGTGAAGCCCGAGTTTGGAGGAGGAAGCCGAAACTTTTCCTGTGAGGAGGACTACATCTACGAGAACATCGAGACTGAGCTGTGTTTCTTTACCTCACAA GAGAGGCAGAGCATCATCAAATACTGGTTGGACAATTTACGTGCCAAACATGGGGAAGTGCTTCATAATATCAACTTCCTGGAGGGTCAGCCAATCA TCCCGGAGCTGAGTGCGCGAGGTGTGATCCAGCAGGTATTTCCTCTTCATGAGCAGAGGATCCTCAGTCAGCTGATGAAGTCCTGGGTCCAGGCTGTTTGTGAGAAACAGCCTTTAG aTGATATCTGTGACTACTTTGGGGTGAAGATTGCCATGTATTTTGCCTGGCTGGGATTTTACACCACTTCCATGTTGTATCCAGCTGTgattggatttgtgttgtggaTGCTCACTGAGTCTGATCAG ACGAGCCGTGACATCTGCTGCGTGGTGTTTGCACTGTTCAACGTGGTGTGGGCCACTCTGTTTCTGGAGCggtggaagaggaggggggCTGAGCTGGCATTCAAGTGGGGAACACTGGATACGCCGTCCGAATCCCTGGAGGAACCACGGCCTCAGTTCCGG ggAGTCAAGCGCTGCAGTCCCGTAACAGGATGTGAGGAGTTCTACTATCCTCCATGGCGGAGGCGTGTATTCAGGTGGCTGGTCAGCCTGCCCATCTGtatcctctgtctctgctttgtcTTCCTGGTCATGCTCATCTGCTTTGAGCTGCAG gagtTTGTGATGGGGATCAAGGAAATGCCCCGGCTAGCTCGCTTTATCCCAAAAATCATGCTAGCTATCACTGTGACTGCATGTGATGAGGTGTACAGGAAAATCGCCTGCTGGCTCAATGACATGG aaaacTATAGACTCCAGAGTGCCTATGAGAAAAATCTCATCATCAAAATGGTTCTT TTTCAGTTTATAAATTCTTATCTCAGCCTTTTTTACATTGGATTCTACCTCAAAGACATGGAGCGCCTGAAAGAG ATGCTGGCCACTCTGCTCATAATACGGCAGTTTCTCCAAAATGtgaaggaggtgctgcagcctTACCTGTATGAACGCCACAAGCTGGGCGAGCTCACACTGCGAGCTCTGTGGGACCTGCTGATCTCAGTGCTGCTGAAATACGCCCGGCTCGCAGCTGGAAAAGCCCAGGCCTCTCCCAGCGATCACGCCATGCCAGGACCTGGACTGAGGGGCACCAGGCCTGGGTTTGGGCAGCTAGATAGAAG GGAAAAGAAGTGTTTAAATGGAGGATGCGGGGTGCCtgatgaggaagagagaggtGAGAAAGACGAGGCCGACAGCGGGAGGTTCAGTGAGGGAGAGACGGAAGAAGAAAGTCTGATCGACTGCGGTTTGAAGCTGAGGAAAGTCAGCTTCATAGAGAAG GTGGACAGAAGGCCAGTCTGCAGTGGGCCCCCCATGGACAACAGTTTCATGGACGAGGGGAGCCCCACTATGGTGGAGAAAGGAATGGACCCTTCCTCTGTATTTGAGATGTGTGACGACGACGATGATAATGGCATCCATGATGTGAAGGAGTCCGGTGGCGGAGCTACAGGTGTGGCTGAGAGAaataatgctgctgctgcagccagCGCCGCCCCGCTGCCTTCTGGGTCTGAGAGCAGCACATCAGTGCGACATAGAAGAAGAGGCAGGAGCACTGAGAGACTTGAGCCTAAGACAAAAAGGGAATCATGGATAGACCCCcctgaaaacagagagagcaACACGCTTACTCAGGCTGAGATGGAGAGCTGCATGCAGACCTATGCT GACACCTTTCAGGACTACCAAGAGATGTTTGTCCAGTTTGGCTATGTGGTGCTCTTCTCCTCAGCCTTCCCCCTGGCTGCCATGTGCGCTCTTATCAACAACATCATTGAAATCCGCAGTGATGCCTTTAAGCTCTGCACGGGTCTGCAGCGGCCCTTTGGACTCAGAGTGGAAAGCATTGGCCAGTGGCAG ACTGTGATGGAAGCCATGGGCTTGATTGCCATCATAGTAAACTGTTACTTGATTGGTCAATGTGGTCAGCTACAGCGTCTATTTCCGTGGCTCAGCCCCGAGATGGCCATAATCTCCATCGTCATCCTCGAG CACTTTGCCATCCTCCTGAAGTATGTCATCCATGTGGCTATCCCTGACATTCCTACATGGGTCCGAGAAGAGATGGCTAAACTGGATTATCAGCGCAGGGAGGCCTTTAAG AAGCATGAGCGACAGGCGCAGCAGCATTaccagcagctgcagaggaggaagagggaggaggaggagaggcaaaGGCAGGCGGAACATATGGCCCGcagggaaagggagagggaCGAGAGCAAGGGCGACTCCTCTGGGGATCACCACCACGATAAAAGCCACAGCAGTAAATCACGCACTGGAGGAGGGGCGGGCAGCGGCTCGGACAAACCCAAGAGGCCCAGCTCTCTGTTGGCCAACAATAACGTGATGAAGCTGAAACAGATCATCCCGCTGCAGAGTAAGTTCTCCTCGAGTGGCGCCCGCTCACCTCAGTCACCCACTGGAACTGAGCCGAAGCTGCCCGGGTTCCTGAGTTTCAAATTCCTCAAATCACCTGAGAGTAAAAAGGAagttgctgctgcttctgctgctgcaacCACAGCGGCAAATGCCACAGCTACCgcatcatcttcatcttcatcatcaggTAGCAGCTCTCAGGAGCGTTCTCAGTCACCCAGCAAAGCCTTCAACCCTGGGAAACTGTTTAACTTTGGGAAATCTGAGGGGGGGACATGTGTAAACGGAGCTGTGCTGCCCAGACCCGGGGAAGGATCATCCTCACAGACGTCAGACAGACAAGCATCCAGGTCTGACTTGAACGGTGTTCCGGACGAGATCCCCTCGCCTAGAGGCGAAGGGTCAGAGAACGGGCATGCAACAGACTTGGACCCAACCAGCTCTAAAGTCTAG
- the ano8b gene encoding anoctamin-8 isoform X3, whose protein sequence is MFENVLQRGREVWNHVKLSEPLYKLFGKRLLHAGRHIMSHKSWMKTVPTENCDVLMTFADTIDDHTLLWLLNHIRLGIPELIIQIRHHKHTQVYAFFVTATYENLSLLSCSLLRGAEEMGLRKAVKPEFGGGSRNFSCEEDYIYENIETELCFFTSQERQSIIKYWLDNLRAKHGEVLHNINFLEGQPIIPELSARGVIQQVFPLHEQRILSQLMKSWVQAVCEKQPLDDICDYFGVKIAMYFAWLGFYTTSMLYPAVIGFVLWMLTESDQTSRDICCVVFALFNVVWATLFLERWKRRGAELAFKWGTLDTPSESLEEPRPQFRGVKRCSPVTGCEEFYYPPWRRRVFRWLVSLPICILCLCFVFLVMLICFELQEFVMGIKEMPRLARFIPKIMLAITVTACDEVYRKIACWLNDMENYRLQSAYEKNLIIKMVLFQFINSYLSLFYIGFYLKDMERLKEMLATLLIIRQFLQNVKEVLQPYLYERHKLGELTLRALWDLLISVLLKYARLAAGKAQASPSDHAMPGPGLRGTRPGFGQLDRREKKCLNGGCGVPDEEERGEKDEADSGRFSEGETEEESLIDCGLKLRKVSFIEKVDRRPVCSGPPMDNSFMDEGSPTMVEKGMDPSSVFEMCDDDDDNGIHDVKESGGGATGVAERNNAAAAASAAPLPSGSESSTSVRHRRRGRSTERLEPKTKRESWIDPPENRESNTLTQAEMESCMQTYADTFQDYQEMFVQFGYVVLFSSAFPLAAMCALINNIIEIRSDAFKLCTGLQRPFGLRVESIGQWQTVMEAMGLIAIIVNCYLIGQCGQLQRLFPWLSPEMAIISIVILEHFAILLKYVIHVAIPDIPTWVREEMAKLDYQRREAFKKHERQAQQHYQQLQRRKREEEERQRQAEHMARRERERDESKGDSSGDHHHDKSHSSKSRTGGGAGSGSDKPKRPSSLLANNNVMKLKQIIPLQSKFSSSGARSPQSPTGTEPKLPGFLSFKFLKSPESKKEVAAASAAATTAANATATASSSSSSSGSSSQERSQSPSKAFNPGKLFNFGKSEGGTCVNGAVLPRPGEGSSSQTSDRQASRSDLNGVPDEIPSPRGEGSENGHATDLDPTSSKV, encoded by the exons ATAAGTTGTTTGGAAAGCGGctgttgcatgctgggagacACATCATGTCTCATAAGTCTTGGATGAAAACTGTGCCCACGGAGAATTGTGATGTCCTCATGACATTTGCAG ACACTATAGATGACCACACGTTGCTATGGCTACTGAACCACATCCGGCTGGGAATCCCAGAGCTCATCATCCAAATCCGAcatcacaagcacacacaagtCTACGCGTTCTTCGTCACCGCTACGTATGAAAA TCTCTCCTTGTTGTCCTGCAGTTTGTTACGAGGTGCTGAGGAGATGGGACTGAGGAAAGCTGTGAAGCCCGAGTTTGGAGGAGGAAGCCGAAACTTTTCCTGTGAGGAGGACTACATCTACGAGAACATCGAGACTGAGCTGTGTTTCTTTACCTCACAA GAGAGGCAGAGCATCATCAAATACTGGTTGGACAATTTACGTGCCAAACATGGGGAAGTGCTTCATAATATCAACTTCCTGGAGGGTCAGCCAATCA TCCCGGAGCTGAGTGCGCGAGGTGTGATCCAGCAGGTATTTCCTCTTCATGAGCAGAGGATCCTCAGTCAGCTGATGAAGTCCTGGGTCCAGGCTGTTTGTGAGAAACAGCCTTTAG aTGATATCTGTGACTACTTTGGGGTGAAGATTGCCATGTATTTTGCCTGGCTGGGATTTTACACCACTTCCATGTTGTATCCAGCTGTgattggatttgtgttgtggaTGCTCACTGAGTCTGATCAG ACGAGCCGTGACATCTGCTGCGTGGTGTTTGCACTGTTCAACGTGGTGTGGGCCACTCTGTTTCTGGAGCggtggaagaggaggggggCTGAGCTGGCATTCAAGTGGGGAACACTGGATACGCCGTCCGAATCCCTGGAGGAACCACGGCCTCAGTTCCGG ggAGTCAAGCGCTGCAGTCCCGTAACAGGATGTGAGGAGTTCTACTATCCTCCATGGCGGAGGCGTGTATTCAGGTGGCTGGTCAGCCTGCCCATCTGtatcctctgtctctgctttgtcTTCCTGGTCATGCTCATCTGCTTTGAGCTGCAG gagtTTGTGATGGGGATCAAGGAAATGCCCCGGCTAGCTCGCTTTATCCCAAAAATCATGCTAGCTATCACTGTGACTGCATGTGATGAGGTGTACAGGAAAATCGCCTGCTGGCTCAATGACATGG aaaacTATAGACTCCAGAGTGCCTATGAGAAAAATCTCATCATCAAAATGGTTCTT TTTCAGTTTATAAATTCTTATCTCAGCCTTTTTTACATTGGATTCTACCTCAAAGACATGGAGCGCCTGAAAGAG ATGCTGGCCACTCTGCTCATAATACGGCAGTTTCTCCAAAATGtgaaggaggtgctgcagcctTACCTGTATGAACGCCACAAGCTGGGCGAGCTCACACTGCGAGCTCTGTGGGACCTGCTGATCTCAGTGCTGCTGAAATACGCCCGGCTCGCAGCTGGAAAAGCCCAGGCCTCTCCCAGCGATCACGCCATGCCAGGACCTGGACTGAGGGGCACCAGGCCTGGGTTTGGGCAGCTAGATAGAAG GGAAAAGAAGTGTTTAAATGGAGGATGCGGGGTGCCtgatgaggaagagagaggtGAGAAAGACGAGGCCGACAGCGGGAGGTTCAGTGAGGGAGAGACGGAAGAAGAAAGTCTGATCGACTGCGGTTTGAAGCTGAGGAAAGTCAGCTTCATAGAGAAG GTGGACAGAAGGCCAGTCTGCAGTGGGCCCCCCATGGACAACAGTTTCATGGACGAGGGGAGCCCCACTATGGTGGAGAAAGGAATGGACCCTTCCTCTGTATTTGAGATGTGTGACGACGACGATGATAATGGCATCCATGATGTGAAGGAGTCCGGTGGCGGAGCTACAGGTGTGGCTGAGAGAaataatgctgctgctgcagccagCGCCGCCCCGCTGCCTTCTGGGTCTGAGAGCAGCACATCAGTGCGACATAGAAGAAGAGGCAGGAGCACTGAGAGACTTGAGCCTAAGACAAAAAGGGAATCATGGATAGACCCCcctgaaaacagagagagcaACACGCTTACTCAGGCTGAGATGGAGAGCTGCATGCAGACCTATGCT GACACCTTTCAGGACTACCAAGAGATGTTTGTCCAGTTTGGCTATGTGGTGCTCTTCTCCTCAGCCTTCCCCCTGGCTGCCATGTGCGCTCTTATCAACAACATCATTGAAATCCGCAGTGATGCCTTTAAGCTCTGCACGGGTCTGCAGCGGCCCTTTGGACTCAGAGTGGAAAGCATTGGCCAGTGGCAG ACTGTGATGGAAGCCATGGGCTTGATTGCCATCATAGTAAACTGTTACTTGATTGGTCAATGTGGTCAGCTACAGCGTCTATTTCCGTGGCTCAGCCCCGAGATGGCCATAATCTCCATCGTCATCCTCGAG CACTTTGCCATCCTCCTGAAGTATGTCATCCATGTGGCTATCCCTGACATTCCTACATGGGTCCGAGAAGAGATGGCTAAACTGGATTATCAGCGCAGGGAGGCCTTTAAG AAGCATGAGCGACAGGCGCAGCAGCATTaccagcagctgcagaggaggaagagggaggaggaggagaggcaaaGGCAGGCGGAACATATGGCCCGcagggaaagggagagggaCGAGAGCAAGGGCGACTCCTCTGGGGATCACCACCACGATAAAAGCCACAGCAGTAAATCACGCACTGGAGGAGGGGCGGGCAGCGGCTCGGACAAACCCAAGAGGCCCAGCTCTCTGTTGGCCAACAATAACGTGATGAAGCTGAAACAGATCATCCCGCTGCAGAGTAAGTTCTCCTCGAGTGGCGCCCGCTCACCTCAGTCACCCACTGGAACTGAGCCGAAGCTGCCCGGGTTCCTGAGTTTCAAATTCCTCAAATCACCTGAGAGTAAAAAGGAagttgctgctgcttctgctgctgcaacCACAGCGGCAAATGCCACAGCTACCgcatcatcttcatcttcatcatcaggTAGCAGCTCTCAGGAGCGTTCTCAGTCACCCAGCAAAGCCTTCAACCCTGGGAAACTGTTTAACTTTGGGAAATCTGAGGGGGGGACATGTGTAAACGGAGCTGTGCTGCCCAGACCCGGGGAAGGATCATCCTCACAGACGTCAGACAGACAAGCATCCAGGTCTGACTTGAACGGTGTTCCGGACGAGATCCCCTCGCCTAGAGGCGAAGGGTCAGAGAACGGGCATGCAACAGACTTGGACCCAACCAGCTCTAAAGTCTAG
- the dda1 gene encoding DET1- and DDB1-associated protein 1 has protein sequence MEKADFLKGLPVYNKSNFSRFHADSVCKASNRRPSVYLPTREYPSEQIIVTEKTNILLRYLHQQWDKKNAAKKREQEQGEGDSPAPPRKIARTDSQEMNEDS, from the exons ATGGAGAAG GCTGATTTCTTGAAAGGACTTCCTGTCTACAATAAGAGCAACTTCAGCAGGTTTCATGCAGACTCCGTTTGTAAAGCATCT AATCGAAGGCCCTCTGTGTACCTCCCAACACGAGAATACCCTTCTGAACAGA TTATTGTAACAGAGAAAACCAACATTCTCTTGCGTTACCTCCATCAGCAGTGGGACAAAAAG AATGCAGCAAAGAAACGGGAACAGGAACAAGGTGAGGGTGACAGTCCGGCACCCCCAAGAAAAATCGCCAGGACAGATAGTCAAGAGATGAACGAAGACTCataa